GCCAGCAGGCTTTCCAGCGCATCGACGCTGATCTCCATGACGGACGCGGCCTCGATGTTGGAAAGCTCCTGATAGTAGTGGAGCACGATTGCCTCACGCTGCCTGTCCGGCAACGCGGCCAGCGCGGCTTCCACCGTGCGCTGCCGTTCGCTGTCGAACAAGCCCTGATCCGGGGCTGGTCCGGTGTCGGCCTGTTCGGGCACCTCGGCGACATAGATTTCACGCCGGCGCCGCAGCCGGTCGGAACAGAGGTTGAGCGCCACCCGGTAGAGCCAGGTGTCGAAGCGCGCGGTGCCGGGCTGCCAGCGCGCGGCCTGCTGCCATATCCTGAGGAATGCTTCCTGTGCGACATCCTCGGCCTCGCCCCGGTCACCAAGCATGCGGGCA
The nucleotide sequence above comes from Mesorhizobium shangrilense. Encoded proteins:
- a CDS encoding RNA polymerase sigma factor, with product MPLTARETDEELLARIARNDPAATADMVARKLPRLLGLAARMLGDRGEAEDVAQEAFLRIWQQAARWQPGTARFDTWLYRVALNLCSDRLRRRREIYVAEVPEQADTGPAPDQGLFDSERQRTVEAALAALPDRQREAIVLHYYQELSNIEAASVMEISVDALESLLARARRNLGAYLKGDDDEH